The following coding sequences are from one Scomber scombrus chromosome 20, fScoSco1.1, whole genome shotgun sequence window:
- the armc1 gene encoding armadillo repeat-containing protein 1 codes for MSAEVDALTVVNQLRDLAADPLNRRAIVEDQGCLPGLILFLDHPNPQVVYSALLAVRYLAECRANREKMKGELGMMLSLQNVVQKSTSPGETKLLASEIYEILQAAGKDEAAQAEADAASCRRKAQFFLGSNNKRAKTVVLHIDGLDDSTRRSLCEEALLKLRGVISFTFQMAVKRCVVRIRSDLKAEALGTAINSTKVMKAQQVVKTEDGGELILPFQEGSEVLVEENTDIPDYLPEEESPSEEQDKAVTRVGSITDGMGWLNTAANFLTRSFYW; via the exons ATGAGTGCAGAGGTGGATGCACTGACTGTAGTGAACCAGCTGCGAGATCTTGCTGCGGATCCCCTGAACCGAAGAGCCATAGTAGAAGATCAAGGCTGCTTGCCAGGTCTCATCCTTTTTCTGGACCACCCCAACCCACAGGTCGTCTACTCTGCACTTTTG GCCGTGCGCTACCTGGCAGAATGTCGAGCCAACAGGGAGAAGATGAAGGGCGAGCTGGGCATGATGCTGAGTTTGCAGAATGTCGTGCAGAA GAGTACGTCCCCCGGAGAAACCAAACTCTTGGCCTCTGAGATCTACGAAATTTTGCAGGCAGCCGGTAAAGACGAGGCCGCACAGGCTGAGGCAGATGCTGCCTCCTGCCGACGTAAAGCCCAGTTCTTCCTGGGCTCCAACAACAAAAGGGCCAAAACGGTGGTGCTGCATATCGATGGACTAGATGACTCT aCTCGGAGGAGCCTCTGTGAGGAGGCCTTGTTAAAGCTCCGAGGGGTCATCAGCTTCACCTTCCAGATGGCCGTCAAGAGATGTGTTGTCAGGATCCGCTCTGACCTCAAAGCTGAA gCGTTGGGCACAGCAATCAACTCCACCAAAGTAATGAAAGCCCAGCAGGTGGTGAAGAcagaggatggaggagag TTGATTCTGCCATTCCAGGAGGGCTCGGAAGTGCTGGTGGAGGAGAACACAGACATCCCAGACTACCTGCCTGAGGAGGAGAGTCCGTCCGAGGAGCAGGATAAGGCCGTCACGCGCGTAGGCTCCATTACTGACGGCATGGGCTGGCTCAACACAGCCGCCAACTTCCTGACACGCTCTTTTTACTGGTGA